In Arthrobacter sp. PAMC25284, a single genomic region encodes these proteins:
- a CDS encoding amino acid ABC transporter permease, with product MAMTARQRAKVSLYVQAGLFVAVIVAVVLATNWQTVGTSVFNFGKIAPMFPDIILVGLKNTLIYTALAFVVGLSGGLILALMKLSTFPVYRWLATGYIEFFRGVPALLVFIAFGYGVPLAFGVLWDVHVVVMVSLGIVASAYIAETLRAGLQAVPPGQLEAARSLGMPLPRAMVTIVIPQAFRIVLPPLTNEVILLTKDSSLVFVLGLTTAQYELTKFGRDGISSLGAGLTPLLVAGAIYLVITIPLSLLARKFESRSARTKR from the coding sequence ATGGCAATGACCGCACGGCAACGCGCCAAAGTCAGCCTTTATGTGCAAGCCGGCCTCTTCGTGGCGGTCATCGTGGCCGTTGTTCTGGCCACAAACTGGCAAACCGTCGGCACCAGCGTTTTCAATTTCGGCAAGATCGCCCCGATGTTCCCGGACATCATTCTTGTAGGGCTGAAGAACACCCTTATCTACACCGCCCTGGCATTCGTGGTCGGTCTCTCCGGCGGCCTGATCCTGGCCCTGATGAAACTCTCGACGTTCCCGGTCTACCGCTGGCTGGCCACCGGATACATCGAATTCTTCCGCGGCGTTCCGGCGCTGCTGGTGTTCATTGCCTTCGGCTACGGCGTGCCTTTGGCGTTCGGCGTGCTGTGGGACGTTCACGTTGTGGTGATGGTCTCACTCGGAATCGTGGCCTCCGCCTACATCGCCGAAACCCTCCGTGCCGGGCTGCAGGCCGTCCCGCCGGGGCAGTTGGAGGCGGCACGGTCGCTGGGCATGCCCCTTCCTCGGGCCATGGTGACCATCGTGATACCGCAGGCATTCCGGATCGTCCTGCCGCCGCTCACCAACGAGGTCATCCTGCTGACGAAGGACTCCTCGCTGGTGTTCGTCCTTGGCCTGACGACCGCGCAGTACGAGCTCACAAAGTTCGGGCGCGATGGTATTTCCAGCCTCGGAGCAGGCCTCACCCCTCTCCTGGTGGCCGGTGCCATCTACCTCGTGATCACCATCCCGCTGAGCCTTCTGGCCCGGAAGTTTGAAAGCCGCTCCGCGCGGACGAAGCGATAG
- a CDS encoding glycoside hydrolase family 32 protein → MDSATEHPDPAFPRFHPRPPQGWVGNPCGLSHLHGSYHVYFQYSPETEPRQRICWGHLSSPDLVSWHQEPLALRPQSGGPDAFGCGTGVVTDDDGVAVAAYTGIQDDAGQSRVVLARSSSDPAVWAQEGRVAADVTTDPEVAVAGDPYIFQFQGRRFALQGAGLAGGHAAALLYSLEDLRSWRYEGIWLTSAGGPAAEHLAAAAWECPQLVPLPDSSGAENWLLMASLRNADDAARRRAGVGYLLGSLSADARTGLPVFLPATGGKADLGPDFYAPQILSLPDRALLWGRSPEVVEGAVTRPTDPAGGDRPGRSERGIDDAGWSGVLTLPRRLSVHGGALAVEPAVELAAYRGRKLLSNAAGTVQLPRQAEAHVAGGEGGLRLDLATASSRRTVFAETVAGGDELRIFVDSSIVEVFRHGTVAATVRAYPGAGENWQLVLPHGAAAIVWELRDPAGESAGEPAGEPAGGPSAGRAARR, encoded by the coding sequence ATGGACAGTGCCACGGAGCATCCTGATCCGGCCTTCCCACGATTTCATCCGCGGCCCCCGCAAGGCTGGGTCGGTAATCCGTGCGGGCTCAGCCACCTGCACGGCAGCTACCACGTCTACTTCCAGTACAGTCCGGAAACGGAGCCCCGCCAGCGGATCTGCTGGGGACACCTGAGCTCCCCGGACCTGGTCAGCTGGCATCAGGAACCCTTAGCGCTCCGGCCGCAGTCCGGCGGCCCGGACGCCTTCGGCTGCGGGACGGGCGTCGTGACCGACGACGACGGTGTTGCCGTTGCCGCGTACACGGGTATCCAGGACGACGCCGGGCAGTCCCGGGTGGTCCTGGCCCGCAGCTCCAGTGATCCCGCCGTCTGGGCGCAGGAGGGCCGGGTGGCTGCGGACGTGACGACGGACCCGGAGGTCGCCGTGGCGGGGGACCCTTACATCTTCCAGTTCCAGGGCCGTCGCTTCGCCCTCCAGGGGGCAGGGCTGGCCGGCGGGCACGCCGCGGCGCTCCTGTACAGCCTCGAGGACCTGCGGTCCTGGCGGTACGAAGGCATCTGGCTGACTTCCGCCGGCGGACCCGCCGCGGAGCATCTTGCGGCGGCAGCCTGGGAATGCCCCCAGCTGGTGCCGCTGCCGGATTCTTCCGGCGCGGAAAACTGGTTGCTGATGGCCTCGCTCCGGAACGCCGACGACGCCGCCCGGCGCCGGGCCGGCGTCGGCTACCTGCTCGGGTCCCTCTCCGCGGACGCCCGAACGGGCCTGCCGGTATTCCTGCCGGCCACTGGCGGCAAGGCCGATCTCGGTCCGGATTTCTATGCCCCGCAGATCCTCTCCCTGCCGGACCGCGCCTTGCTCTGGGGGCGGTCTCCAGAGGTGGTGGAAGGTGCCGTGACCCGGCCAACCGATCCGGCCGGCGGGGACCGGCCCGGACGCAGCGAGCGCGGGATCGACGACGCCGGCTGGTCCGGTGTGCTGACGTTGCCCCGACGGCTCTCGGTGCACGGCGGAGCGCTCGCCGTAGAGCCCGCCGTGGAACTCGCGGCGTACCGCGGACGGAAGCTGCTCAGCAACGCCGCGGGAACCGTGCAACTGCCGCGGCAGGCCGAAGCCCACGTCGCCGGCGGCGAGGGCGGGCTCCGCCTGGACCTGGCCACTGCCTCGTCGCGCCGCACGGTTTTCGCCGAAACAGTCGCGGGCGGGGATGAGCTTCGGATCTTCGTCGATTCGTCCATCGTGGAGGTCTTCCGGCACGGAACTGTTGCCGCCACCGTTCGGGCCTACCCCGGGGCAGGTGAGAACTGGCAGTTGGTGTTGCCGCACGGTGCCGCCGCCATCGTCTGGGAGCTCCGCGACCCGGCCGGAGAGTCGGCGGGGGAACCGGCCGGTGAGCCTGCGGGAGGGCCTTCCGCCGGACGGGCTGCACGCCGTTAG
- a CDS encoding o-succinylbenzoate synthase, translated as MRVKFRGIMQREALLLEGPLGWGEFCPFPEYPDAEASRWLAAAIEAGWQGFPAPQRDSIPVNATVPAVPAGRVPEILARFGRVDAVKVKVAERGQSLEDDLARVNAVREALPHAAIRVDANGGWSVTEAVDALTRLAAVGLEYAEQPVPDVDGLAEVRRRLRSAGNPVLIAADESVRREDDPLKVARAGAADLIVVKVAPLGGVRRALDIVAQAGLPAVVSSALDTSVGIRAGLALAAALPDLPYACGLGTVSLLAADITKDSLVPADGAIRLRDVHADPELLSEFAASPQRCDWWLDRLRRTYALLAAGPQGATRQ; from the coding sequence ATGCGGGTGAAGTTCCGCGGAATCATGCAGCGCGAGGCCCTGCTGCTCGAGGGCCCGCTGGGCTGGGGTGAGTTTTGCCCCTTCCCCGAGTATCCGGATGCGGAAGCCTCCCGCTGGCTGGCCGCCGCCATCGAGGCTGGCTGGCAGGGCTTTCCGGCCCCGCAGCGGGACAGCATCCCGGTTAACGCCACCGTGCCCGCCGTCCCGGCCGGCCGCGTCCCGGAGATCCTCGCCCGTTTCGGCCGCGTGGACGCCGTCAAGGTCAAGGTAGCCGAACGCGGCCAGAGCCTCGAGGATGACCTCGCCAGGGTCAATGCCGTCCGCGAAGCCCTGCCCCACGCGGCGATCCGGGTTGACGCGAACGGCGGCTGGTCCGTCACGGAGGCCGTTGACGCGCTCACCCGGCTTGCCGCCGTCGGGCTGGAGTACGCCGAACAGCCGGTGCCGGACGTCGACGGCCTGGCTGAGGTGAGGCGCCGGCTCCGATCGGCGGGAAACCCGGTGCTGATCGCCGCGGACGAGAGTGTGCGCCGGGAGGATGACCCTCTCAAAGTCGCCCGCGCCGGCGCCGCGGACTTGATCGTGGTCAAAGTGGCCCCGCTGGGCGGGGTGCGCCGCGCCCTGGACATTGTGGCGCAGGCCGGGCTTCCCGCCGTCGTCAGCTCCGCACTGGACACCTCCGTGGGAATCCGGGCCGGGCTGGCGCTGGCCGCGGCGCTGCCGGACCTGCCCTACGCCTGCGGGCTCGGAACCGTCTCGCTGCTCGCCGCAGATATCACGAAGGACTCGTTGGTGCCGGCCGATGGGGCCATCCGGCTCCGGGACGTTCATGCCGATCCTGAGCTGCTCAGCGAGTTTGCCGCGTCCCCGCAACGCTGTGATTGGTGGCTGGACCGGCTGCGCCGGACGTATGCGCTGCTCGCTGCTGGACCGCAGGGCGCCACTCGACAGTAA
- a CDS encoding phosphatase PAP2 family protein — MTPSAEYPRMPSRAPRVAAPRPGKWTTFLFVIATLGSLAALAATYYFFVRTSMGQFIDESALVEAVALSGTAGKAATQLLDWLPALSVLIASVVVLFVTVLRRRWVAAGIALTACVGANVATQILKDLVPVRPDRGIETLDFNSLPSGHTTLAASAAAAVFLLVSPRWRPLAGFLGGTFAVATGVSTLVNQWHRPADVVAAFLLVGAFMLPAGWLVIRMGPQWNVWDGYNRHWASARLWVALPVLLGLAAAAVAAIALLIIAPSPWQQESTTSYFWAGTSLIVITGYLTAVAGVWLFGHAARHEDAR, encoded by the coding sequence ATGACCCCATCGGCGGAATACCCGCGGATGCCTTCGCGCGCGCCCCGAGTCGCGGCCCCCCGGCCCGGGAAATGGACAACCTTCCTGTTTGTGATCGCCACTCTCGGTTCACTGGCCGCCCTCGCCGCTACCTATTATTTCTTCGTCCGGACTTCCATGGGGCAGTTCATCGACGAGTCAGCCCTCGTGGAAGCCGTCGCCCTCAGCGGAACCGCCGGCAAGGCCGCCACCCAGCTCCTTGATTGGCTGCCGGCCCTGTCCGTGCTGATCGCCAGCGTTGTGGTCCTCTTTGTCACCGTGCTGCGGCGCCGCTGGGTCGCGGCCGGTATTGCCCTGACCGCATGCGTGGGCGCCAACGTAGCCACGCAGATCCTGAAGGACCTGGTTCCGGTCCGGCCGGACCGCGGTATCGAGACGCTCGATTTCAATTCCCTCCCGTCCGGGCACACGACGCTGGCGGCATCGGCCGCGGCCGCCGTGTTCCTCCTGGTTTCACCCCGGTGGCGGCCGCTCGCCGGCTTTCTGGGCGGGACGTTTGCCGTCGCCACAGGCGTGTCCACGCTGGTCAACCAGTGGCACCGTCCCGCCGACGTTGTTGCCGCTTTCCTCCTCGTGGGCGCGTTTATGCTCCCGGCCGGCTGGCTGGTCATCCGGATGGGACCTCAGTGGAACGTTTGGGATGGCTACAACAGGCACTGGGCGTCCGCGCGGCTCTGGGTGGCGCTGCCGGTGCTGCTGGGACTGGCCGCGGCGGCTGTCGCCGCCATTGCGCTGCTGATCATCGCCCCGAGCCCCTGGCAGCAGGAGAGCACCACCAGCTATTTCTGGGCCGGAACCTCACTGATTGTTATCACCGGCTATCTCACCGCCGTCGCCGGCGTGTGGCTGTTCGGCCATGCCGCACGACACGAGGACGCACGCTAA
- a CDS encoding amino acid ABC transporter ATP-binding protein, producing the protein MNDVETNTPAFSSGIHAAGVSIRGLRKSYGNHEVLKGISLEVAPGDVVCLIGPSGSGKSTLLRCVNLLEQPNEGTIHVGGFESTHPDVEVDKMRRTVGMVFQHFNLFPHLTVLQNCTVAQTKVLKRSQADADATGHKNLTRVGLGDFADRFPDQLSGGQQQRVAIARALSMDPELMLFDEPTSALDPETVGDVLSVMRNLAKEGMTMLVVTHEMGFAREVADRVVFMDGGVVVEEGVAEQVIGAPTQPRTQEFLKRVLDPTHIDIE; encoded by the coding sequence ATGAACGACGTCGAAACCAACACCCCGGCCTTCAGCAGCGGCATCCACGCCGCCGGCGTGTCCATCAGAGGCCTCCGCAAATCGTATGGCAACCACGAGGTACTCAAGGGCATCAGCCTGGAAGTCGCCCCCGGTGATGTGGTGTGCCTGATCGGGCCCTCCGGCTCCGGCAAGTCCACCCTGCTGCGCTGCGTCAACCTGCTGGAGCAGCCCAACGAGGGAACCATCCACGTCGGCGGCTTCGAATCCACCCATCCCGACGTCGAAGTCGACAAGATGCGCCGCACGGTAGGCATGGTCTTCCAACACTTCAACCTGTTCCCGCACCTGACTGTCCTGCAGAACTGCACCGTCGCGCAGACCAAGGTCCTCAAGCGCAGCCAGGCCGATGCCGACGCCACAGGCCATAAGAACCTGACGCGCGTAGGGCTGGGCGACTTCGCGGACCGTTTCCCGGACCAGCTCTCCGGCGGGCAGCAGCAACGCGTGGCGATTGCCCGGGCGCTGAGCATGGACCCCGAGCTCATGCTCTTCGACGAGCCGACCTCGGCGCTGGATCCGGAGACGGTGGGCGATGTGCTTTCCGTTATGCGGAACCTGGCCAAGGAAGGCATGACCATGCTGGTGGTGACCCACGAGATGGGCTTTGCCCGCGAAGTCGCCGACCGCGTCGTGTTTATGGACGGCGGTGTTGTGGTGGAGGAAGGCGTGGCGGAACAGGTTATTGGCGCCCCCACCCAGCCGCGCACGCAGGAATTCCTGAAGCGCGTGCTCGATCCCACGCACATCGATATCGAATAG
- the menD gene encoding 2-succinyl-5-enolpyruvyl-6-hydroxy-3-cyclohexene-1-carboxylic-acid synthase, which yields MSPSDSGGQDTAGPLGSLEAARLAVTALLDAGVRHVVVAPGSRSAPMAYALAEADAAGRVELLVRIDERSAGFTALGLALASRAPAAVLTTSGTAVGNLLPAVMEANHAAVPLVVLSADRPEELRGTGANQTTFQLDLFGEHVRFAADIPAGSDPRRAVETALSAATGAFQDSPPGPVQLNLAFRDPLVPAPGERLPPESGRRIYRLPPVPETLDLPVAGAGLPERRTVVLAGHDAGPVAEAFARAHGLPLLAEPSSNARFGPNAVGPYRVLLEHFGPDSAQPIERVVLFGRPTLSRPVSALLARAGVPSALYQPVPVAWYEPGRRTELPLESPADLADFAGRGSAAWLDAWLLAGAAAQHAVDQVLGGSAAATGPSVGALVWKHARGQLVLGSSNGIRDADLAGAPAPEPRATVFANRGLAGIDGTTSTAIGIARGGQQETTVLMGDVTFLHDAGGLLLGSGETEPPLRIVVLNDAGGAIFGLLEHGAVQESGAYGDAVERLFGTPHNVDIAALAAAYGVGHHAVSTTAGLAEALSAPIEGRSIVEVRTDRAGLRVLHGRIRAAVAAAVAGVPAAD from the coding sequence GTGAGCCCGTCAGATTCCGGCGGCCAGGACACTGCGGGGCCGCTGGGTTCCCTGGAGGCCGCGCGGCTCGCCGTGACGGCACTGCTGGACGCCGGGGTGCGCCACGTGGTGGTGGCGCCGGGCTCCCGTTCGGCGCCGATGGCCTACGCCCTGGCGGAGGCTGATGCAGCAGGCCGCGTGGAACTCCTGGTCCGGATCGACGAGCGCTCGGCCGGGTTCACGGCCCTGGGTCTGGCGCTGGCATCCAGGGCCCCGGCCGCCGTCCTCACCACCTCAGGGACCGCCGTCGGGAACCTGCTGCCGGCCGTGATGGAGGCCAACCACGCTGCAGTCCCGCTCGTAGTCCTCTCCGCGGACCGGCCCGAGGAACTGCGCGGCACGGGGGCCAACCAGACCACCTTCCAACTGGACCTGTTTGGCGAGCACGTCCGCTTCGCCGCCGACATCCCGGCCGGCAGTGATCCGCGGCGGGCGGTGGAGACGGCCCTGAGCGCCGCCACCGGGGCATTCCAGGACAGCCCGCCCGGCCCCGTCCAGCTGAACCTGGCCTTCCGCGATCCGTTGGTCCCGGCCCCTGGCGAGCGGCTCCCGCCGGAGTCCGGCCGCCGCATCTACCGTCTCCCGCCGGTACCGGAAACGCTGGATCTCCCGGTCGCCGGCGCCGGCCTGCCGGAGCGGCGCACCGTGGTTCTCGCCGGGCACGACGCCGGACCGGTCGCCGAGGCCTTCGCGCGCGCCCACGGGCTGCCGCTGCTCGCCGAACCGTCCTCCAACGCCCGGTTTGGGCCGAACGCCGTGGGCCCGTATCGGGTGCTGCTGGAACACTTCGGTCCGGACTCCGCGCAGCCGATCGAACGTGTGGTCCTGTTCGGCAGGCCCACGCTCTCCCGACCGGTCAGCGCACTCCTGGCCCGCGCCGGCGTCCCCTCCGCCCTGTACCAGCCGGTCCCCGTGGCCTGGTACGAACCTGGCCGCCGTACCGAACTGCCGCTCGAGTCTCCGGCGGATCTTGCCGACTTCGCCGGCAGGGGATCGGCGGCCTGGCTGGATGCTTGGCTGCTGGCCGGTGCCGCCGCCCAACACGCCGTGGACCAGGTGCTCGGCGGCTCTGCGGCAGCCACCGGGCCCTCCGTGGGTGCGCTCGTCTGGAAACATGCACGCGGCCAGCTTGTGCTGGGTTCCTCCAACGGTATCCGCGACGCTGACCTCGCCGGCGCACCCGCGCCCGAGCCCCGCGCCACCGTCTTCGCCAACCGCGGCCTTGCCGGGATCGACGGCACCACGTCCACTGCCATCGGCATCGCCCGCGGCGGGCAGCAGGAGACCACCGTCCTGATGGGTGACGTCACCTTTCTGCACGACGCCGGTGGGCTGCTCCTGGGCTCCGGCGAGACCGAGCCGCCGCTGCGCATTGTGGTGCTGAACGACGCAGGAGGGGCGATCTTCGGACTGCTCGAACACGGTGCCGTGCAGGAATCCGGGGCGTACGGGGACGCTGTCGAACGGCTTTTTGGAACCCCGCACAACGTCGACATCGCAGCCCTCGCCGCCGCGTACGGCGTCGGGCACCATGCGGTGAGCACGACGGCGGGACTCGCCGAAGCGCTGTCCGCGCCAATCGAGGGGCGCAGCATCGTGGAGGTCCGCACGGACCGGGCCGGGCTCCGGGTCCTGCATGGCCGGATCCGGGCCGCCGTCGCCGCAGCCGTGGCCGGGGTGCCCGCCGCGGACTGA
- a CDS encoding PhoX family phosphatase yields the protein MSDTARKFGLLPMLGHTKGKRSAVTCALKCDNACASAVCNTSSNSYFRDIASASVSRRAALGFGAAGALAIAFGGSVASAEPALADGGPGLAAAAKDGFGKSKLTFTAIAPVDAAVDAFTVPEGFGWQPIIRWGDPLFNDAPDFDLFGQSAAAQARQFGYNNDYTDILPLEGAKDRRAVLFTNHEYTNESIMFPAALPASEARAISRAAHGLTVVELERKNKNAPWSYVKGARLNRRYLSDTAYELTGPVAGSPLVRTVADPVGRTIRGTLGNCSGGTTPWGTILSGEENFNGYFVSAGTSDQDKRYGLTSKPTARQWELDDPRFDTRNSGYENEANRFGWIVEVDPLDPVSTPKKRSAMGRFKHEGANVIIAKSGHVVAYMGDDERFDYLYKFVSKNTYRDGKAAADRRHNMDLLAEGDLYVAKFSGDSPAGEIDGSGTLPADGAFDGAGEWRPLVVGGKSAVAGMGVEDVLVYTRLAADKVGPTKMDRCEDVQPSLHTGKVYVACTNNTDRGRIGKEGATEVNPRNDNRDGHVVEITERGGQTSTSFDWNLLLVCGDPAVNKTVYFSGFPADRVSPISCPDNLAFDSVGNLWISTDGAPSKTGLADGLFKVTLDGAERGRVEQFLAVPRDAETCGPIIHDNERTVFVAVQHPGEDGSFDAQTSFFPDYVPAGTTPAAGQVRAPRPAVVQVFRTKG from the coding sequence ATGTCTGACACCGCCCGCAAGTTCGGCCTCCTGCCCATGCTCGGCCACACCAAAGGCAAACGCAGCGCCGTCACCTGCGCCCTGAAATGCGATAACGCCTGCGCCAGTGCCGTCTGCAACACCAGCTCCAACAGCTACTTCCGCGACATTGCCTCCGCCAGCGTCTCCCGGCGCGCGGCCCTGGGCTTCGGGGCAGCCGGCGCGCTCGCAATCGCCTTCGGCGGTTCCGTCGCTTCGGCCGAACCGGCGCTGGCCGACGGCGGACCCGGCCTGGCCGCCGCCGCGAAGGACGGCTTCGGCAAGTCCAAACTGACGTTCACCGCGATCGCCCCGGTCGATGCCGCCGTCGATGCTTTCACCGTCCCGGAAGGCTTCGGCTGGCAACCGATTATCCGCTGGGGTGACCCGCTGTTCAACGATGCCCCGGACTTCGACCTGTTCGGCCAGAGCGCCGCCGCCCAGGCACGCCAGTTCGGCTACAACAATGACTACACGGATATCCTGCCGCTGGAGGGCGCGAAGGACCGCCGTGCGGTGCTGTTCACCAACCACGAGTACACGAACGAGTCGATCATGTTCCCGGCCGCACTGCCCGCTTCCGAAGCGAGGGCCATCAGCCGTGCCGCCCACGGCCTGACCGTCGTCGAACTCGAACGCAAGAACAAAAACGCGCCATGGAGCTACGTCAAGGGCGCCAGGCTCAACCGCCGGTACCTCTCCGACACGGCCTACGAACTCACCGGACCCGTCGCCGGTTCCCCGCTGGTCCGCACCGTGGCCGACCCGGTCGGCCGGACCATCCGCGGAACCCTCGGCAACTGCTCCGGCGGCACCACGCCGTGGGGCACCATCCTCTCCGGCGAGGAAAACTTCAACGGCTACTTCGTCTCCGCCGGCACCTCGGACCAGGACAAGCGCTACGGCCTGACCAGCAAGCCCACCGCCCGCCAGTGGGAACTCGACGACCCGCGCTTCGACACCCGCAATTCCGGCTATGAGAACGAGGCCAACCGCTTCGGCTGGATCGTGGAAGTGGACCCCTTGGACCCGGTCTCGACGCCGAAGAAGCGCTCCGCGATGGGCCGCTTCAAGCACGAGGGTGCCAACGTCATCATCGCCAAATCCGGCCACGTGGTGGCCTACATGGGCGACGACGAGCGGTTCGACTATCTCTACAAGTTCGTCTCGAAGAACACCTACCGGGACGGCAAGGCTGCGGCCGACCGTCGTCACAACATGGACCTACTCGCCGAAGGCGACCTCTACGTCGCAAAATTTAGCGGGGATTCCCCGGCCGGTGAGATTGACGGCTCCGGCACGCTTCCGGCCGACGGTGCCTTCGACGGCGCCGGGGAATGGCGTCCGCTGGTGGTTGGCGGCAAATCCGCTGTGGCCGGCATGGGTGTCGAAGACGTCCTGGTCTATACCCGCCTGGCGGCGGACAAGGTCGGGCCCACCAAGATGGACCGTTGCGAGGACGTCCAGCCGAGCCTGCACACCGGCAAGGTCTACGTCGCCTGTACCAACAACACCGACCGCGGCAGGATCGGCAAGGAAGGCGCTACCGAAGTAAACCCGCGCAATGACAACCGCGACGGGCACGTTGTGGAAATCACCGAACGCGGCGGCCAGACTTCCACGAGCTTCGACTGGAACCTCCTGCTGGTCTGCGGTGACCCGGCCGTGAACAAGACCGTGTACTTCAGCGGCTTCCCGGCGGACCGGGTCTCGCCCATCTCCTGCCCGGACAACCTGGCCTTCGACTCCGTCGGCAACCTGTGGATCTCCACCGACGGTGCGCCGTCCAAGACCGGCCTCGCAGACGGCCTGTTCAAGGTCACCCTCGACGGTGCCGAGCGCGGCCGGGTGGAACAGTTCCTGGCCGTTCCCCGCGACGCCGAGACCTGCGGCCCGATCATCCACGACAACGAACGGACTGTTTTCGTCGCCGTGCAGCACCCGGGCGAGGACGGTTCGTTCGACGCCCAGACCTCCTTCTTCCCCGACTACGTTCCGGCCGGGACGACGCCGGCCGCCGGCCAGGTGCGCGCCCCGCGGCCGGCCGTTGTGCAGGTGTTCCGGACGAAGGGCTGA
- the argS gene encoding arginine--tRNA ligase translates to MNNPAALVVPRVQTAIASAFGNEFRETDPVIRPSQFADIQINAAMALAKKVGVPPREAAARIVAGLDLDGLCTSIEISGPGFINLTFDGTWIEELLNAEVAATAAGAETGRTAKPQRVVVDYSSPNVAKEMHVGHLRTTVVGDSLVRVLEALGHTVIRQNHIGDWGTPFGMLIEHWLEIGEDSPEAALLVEDPSAFYQAARAKFDNSADGEDGFATRARLRVVALQGGDAETFAVWERLVAQSKRYFNAIYRILGISLTDDHIAGESSYDAHLAQLCQELENRGIARVSDGALCTFPAGFIGRDDQPLPLIIRKSDGGYGYGTTDLATIRYRVRELQANRVLYVVGAPQNVHLRMVIATATDAGWLPDTVEATHVQIGNVLGEDGKILKSRSGAPVKLMALLEEAVDRARAVIDASRPELSDAERAVTARQVGIGAVKYADLATGHDTEYVFDFDRMLALTGNTGPYVQYAAARIRSILRKAWVLAAANFDGGTAGSGPGSAGPGGEGSGSVGSGSAAPAAIAVVEPAERALALHLLEYDAMLEKVGKFLEPHRLCGYLFELAQLFTAFYDQCPVLKAEAGVRESRLALCGHVLRRLSGGLELLGIETPENM, encoded by the coding sequence GTGAATAATCCGGCCGCATTGGTTGTCCCCAGAGTCCAGACTGCAATTGCCAGTGCGTTCGGCAACGAGTTCCGCGAGACGGATCCGGTGATCAGGCCCTCGCAGTTCGCCGACATCCAGATCAACGCCGCCATGGCGCTCGCGAAGAAGGTCGGGGTGCCGCCGCGGGAGGCCGCCGCGCGCATCGTCGCCGGCCTTGACCTCGACGGGCTCTGCACCTCGATCGAAATTTCCGGTCCGGGCTTCATCAACCTCACCTTCGACGGTACCTGGATCGAGGAACTGCTCAACGCCGAGGTTGCGGCCACAGCTGCGGGCGCGGAGACAGGCCGGACCGCCAAGCCGCAGCGCGTCGTCGTCGACTATTCCTCCCCGAACGTTGCGAAGGAAATGCACGTCGGGCACCTGCGCACCACCGTTGTCGGGGACAGCCTCGTCAGGGTCCTGGAAGCGCTGGGCCACACCGTGATCCGGCAGAACCACATCGGCGACTGGGGCACCCCGTTCGGGATGCTGATCGAGCACTGGCTGGAGATTGGCGAGGATTCCCCGGAGGCTGCCCTGCTGGTGGAGGACCCGAGCGCGTTTTACCAGGCCGCGCGGGCCAAGTTCGATAACTCCGCCGACGGCGAGGACGGCTTCGCCACCCGGGCCAGGCTCCGCGTGGTGGCGCTGCAGGGCGGGGACGCGGAAACTTTCGCGGTCTGGGAACGCCTGGTGGCGCAGTCAAAACGCTACTTCAACGCGATCTACCGCATCCTCGGCATCAGCCTCACCGACGACCACATCGCCGGCGAAAGCTCCTACGACGCCCACTTGGCACAGCTGTGCCAGGAACTTGAGAACCGCGGAATCGCCCGCGTCAGCGACGGCGCCCTCTGCACCTTCCCCGCAGGCTTCATCGGCCGCGACGACCAGCCGCTGCCGCTGATCATCCGCAAGTCCGACGGCGGCTACGGTTACGGCACCACCGACCTCGCAACCATCCGCTACCGGGTCCGTGAGCTCCAGGCCAACCGCGTCCTCTACGTCGTCGGCGCCCCGCAGAACGTCCACCTGAGGATGGTCATCGCCACGGCCACCGACGCCGGCTGGCTGCCGGACACCGTCGAAGCCACGCATGTGCAGATCGGCAATGTGCTGGGCGAGGACGGCAAAATCCTCAAGTCCCGCTCCGGGGCGCCGGTCAAGCTGATGGCCCTGCTCGAGGAGGCGGTGGATCGTGCCCGCGCCGTCATCGACGCCAGCCGCCCCGAACTCAGCGACGCCGAACGCGCCGTCACAGCCCGCCAGGTGGGGATCGGGGCCGTGAAGTACGCCGACCTCGCCACCGGCCACGACACCGAGTATGTCTTTGACTTCGACCGCATGCTCGCCCTGACCGGCAACACCGGACCGTATGTGCAGTACGCGGCGGCGCGGATCCGCTCCATCCTTCGCAAAGCCTGGGTACTGGCGGCGGCGAACTTCGACGGCGGTACGGCCGGTTCCGGCCCGGGCAGCGCAGGTCCCGGCGGCGAGGGTTCCGGCAGCGTGGGTTCCGGCAGCGCAGCGCCGGCGGCGATCGCCGTCGTCGAACCCGCCGAACGTGCCCTCGCCCTGCACCTGCTCGAATACGACGCCATGCTGGAGAAGGTCGGCAAGTTCCTGGAACCGCACCGGCTCTGCGGCTACCTGTTCGAGCTCGCGCAGCTCTTCACCGCGTTCTACGACCAGTGCCCGGTACTCAAGGCCGAGGCGGGGGTCCGGGAATCACGACTCGCCCTGTGCGGCCACGTGCTCCGGCGGCTCTCCGGCGGCCTGGAGCTGCTGGGCATCGAGACACCGGAGAACATGTGA